The Leishmania infantum JPCM5 genome chromosome 28 sequence cggaggaggacgaggcgatGTGTTCAGGCGTCTTGCAGATGCCGTTGGCGTACTGGCTGCTCTGcgctgtttgtgtgttttgcTACACCGCCGTATTTCCTTTCGTGGGTGTGGGCAAGAACTTCTTCCAGGTTAAGTACGGCTAcaccggcgacgcagcagcccgCTGCCTTTCCTTCTATCAGATCACCTCAGCGGTGGCGAGCCCGGTCATCGGCTTGGCGGTGGACTCGGTGGGCCGAAACACATGGTGGCTCATCCTCGCTTGCTCGTGCTTTGCTGCCATCCACGTGCTGTTCATGACGACGATGATCCCTGGCGCTGTTCTCATGGTGCTAATGGGGTGCTTCTACACCTTTCTGGTGTCGGGGCTCTGGCCCTCGGTGCCATGGGCCGTGCCAAGCACAGTTGTGGGGGTGGCGTACGGTGCGATGACCTCGATCCAGAACATCGGCTTGGCATTGTTTCCGATGCTTGTGGGGGCAATCCTGGACCACTTCCGGCAAAACGGCAACAACACGGCAGAGCTGACGCAGGATCTGCCACCGTTGGAGGCCTTCATGTGGACCGAGGCGCTCTTTTTGGTTTCGGCTTTGATTGCCTTTCTGGCGAGCGTGGCTTTGCTTGTGGAGGACCGGCGCACGGGAGGAGTGCTTAGTGCCGCGAGCGCCAAGCGGCCGCAGATCATAGAGGACCTCAGTCGGCTACAGAATGACTTTGAGGGTGTCGTGCCAGACTTGGAAGGCGTGGAATacgagagggaggagccGCAACGCCAGGTGACAGAGCCACTTACAGgcaccgcgcgcgccgacgctgTGGCCACCGAAGTGGCTACGCGGGCGCACTCCAGGAAGTGAGTTGTGCTTACGGTGACGAGCGTTGTGCTCTCTTCTAGCATGCGCTGTCGAGGACAGGATATGAAGTGTGCATTTTGAAGGTGAGTTTCGCCGCATCCTACCTTGTTGTCGACACTAGTGGTCATCAACGGCAGtgccgctaccgccgccCTCGTGACCCCGAGGGGGATCAGCAGAACTGCGACTGCTGGTGATCCACACATTCTCTGGAATCGGCTCCCGTCACGGGTACTCGCGACCCTCTGTGCTGGGCAATCGGTTAAGGCCGCCGATGGATTGAACGTCTATGCCCGCCAAGTtgctattttttttttgcgtgttTGTTGTCGTTCGCCTGTGCTTGCTTCTCTTCGTGTATGCGTTCTTGGCTGCTCCGCTGCTCGTGTCACGCCGAGCTGGGCACCGCTGCTTTTTCCCCTCGCTCACTCACTCCTTTCTGCACTTGTTTGTTTTGTACCCTCTGTTCTGCTTTTCTCTCGGTGCGCGTCACCCCTCGACGTTAGCGCCATTGCCAACTCGAAGTTTTACCCAAGAAGCACCTCCGTCCAAACTGCACGCTTGGACTTTGGCAACTCTCCTAGCTCGCGTAGAGGGTACGTGCTCCGTCGCTCATCGCACTGGCGTTCCTTCAGATCGTCACCACCCTCGCTACCGCCAGCGTGTCTCCATGggtgcgccgccttcctcgtTTTGTGTTTGTTGCTCTGCCTTAAGGCGAGCGTAGCGATGCCTCTCACAGTTCGCATCCTGGACCACAAACGAAGTTCGTGTCACCGACGCGGTAGCCTCTACACGCAAGCGTAATGCAGGTTCAGCACAGCGTGTGGCCACGTGCGTCAGAGTTTCATTGAGGTGGCTCATGTCTTGTTCCCGGCGATGCCGTCTTCCCTGCTACCCAGACGGTTGCCATGCCACGTGCTCGCCACTGCTGTTTTCACatgttctctctccccttttcgTATCAAACATTCTCTTCCCCTCATGCCTTACCATCGGCTGTCAGTCGTTGGCCGAGGGACACGATGCCTAGCAGGGCTGTGGTGCGCAAAAAGCACCGACGCGATGCGAAGCGCAGAAAAGCGCAGGATGCAGGCGGCAGTCCATCCCAGTGCTTCGCATCGGCCATCCTAGGGGCCGACGAGTCCGCTGTTCATCCCTCCTCATCACGGGTGCGCTTGCTGCTCCCCATGGCGCTAACGGAACCGCAAGTTTCACGCAAGCGCGCACCGGAGGTGCCGACTACGGACCCGCCTTCATCGCCGAGCTCTACATCTGCCGCTCCTGCGAGCTTAGCGCATCCGCTGAAGCGACGGCGGGCGGAGGCGTCTCCGCTGGAGCCGATGCCGGGGGGTCTCACGCGCAAggagcgccggcgctggGAGACGAGCCGGCGGCTGGAGCTTCAGATGTCGCGACTGAACTCAAATGCTACGGCTGCGAAGGAGATGGTCGAAGAGGCGGCTGCTCAGCACCGCGGCACGGCAAGTGATGCTGTCGATGGTGACGCGGTCGCCGTGCCAGAGCCGAAACTGCGGCACGACCCCAAGTTTAAGCACGGCACGTTTTGGCGGGATCGGAAGGAGAAAAGGGCGCGCACGCTCTTCCTAGGCGGCATTCCCTCCGCGTTCTCAGTGAAGCAGGTGAAGGATTTCATTAGCACCGTGGTCGACCTTGATCCTGATGCCACTGAATATGCGGATCAGGTTGGCCAGAACAcagaggtggtggaggaggtggataTGCTACCCGTAAGACACCATAGCAGGGTCAAGCACATGTACGTGACCATGGCGTCCGTCCCACTTgccggctgcgccgcagcgatgctGAACGGATACAAGGTGGAGGGAAGGGAGCTACGGTGTAACTTTGCAGCGGATAAGGCGCAGAGGGAAGAGGCGATCCGGCGACGAAATGCCGCGCAGCGGTGAGCTCACGCGCGCCgttaaaaaaaaagacgtcTGTGGGTGCGCCAGTCTCCCAGGCACCACAGCGACGCAAGGGACACCCTTCATGATCGTCTCGTGCTCGtaggttttttttttctttggaaCGGCTTTCGCCCTTGCGTCGGCGGTTTACGAGTGTAAGACGATAAGTGTGGACAGGCACAAGAGCCGCAAGGGTAAGCCATGGTCTTCGAGGCGCCGGCGAAACAAGAGCAAAGAAAGAGTTGTTACCACAGCGTTTTGTCACGCATCGATGGCAGGTAGAGGGATACGTAAGCCCGCTGCCATGGCTCTCTGCAGTACCGGCTTCCTTCCTCGTCATCCATTTGGGCTGGACCCTGTTGTCGAGCGCGAAAACGCGAGCGTGAGTTATCCGCCTGCGCTTGGACATTACTTGACCGCTTTCACGAGTCGACTTTGCGGCCCTTGACTCGATCCACTCTTCTTTTtgcctctcactctctcgctcttcctctctcctttcgtttttttttttctatgcAGTGACTCTCCCTGATGAGATTCTCACGAGTCCAATTTTGCGCCgtggcacggctgcgcgAGTGCACGCGTTGCTTTTACTCCTTACCCGCGGCGCGCGTCCGCGCTTGTGGGCGCACCAGTGTCATTCGATTTCTTCgttcttttcttcctttctctctttcctccttGTTCGCATTGCTTCTGCGAAAGTGCCCAGCGCGCGTCCATTCGACCTCAACGACTGTTTGGAGTCTGCTCCGCGGCTCCGTTTCCGCCTGCGAGGAGGCTTGcatatgtgtgcgtgcgtctttGTATCTCCACGATGTGATTCAGCGTCTGCTAGGAAACTGCGGCGGTCGGTGCTGTTCACTAGCAAGAGAATGCACATGCGTCTTGTCGGGAATCTGGGCAAGGGAGCTCCGTCTTCGATCCCCGTCCCTCCCTACTGCTCTGTTCTGCTTTCCACTTCCCATTCTTCTCGACCTTCACTTGCGCATTTTCGGAGGAACGTTCCCTAGTGGACATCTCTGcgacttttttttcgttgtcgGCTCTTGTCCGCACGCCGCTCCTGCCTTAGGTCTCTCGCCGTCTTCCGCATTTTCAGGCTGCTTCGTGTCTTCTTCTTTTCCACTGCGTATATGTACGCCAGAGCTCTCCCCACGCCCatcccttccctttctcccCGTACACTCTGCTGTGTTGTCGTTAATGTTGCCGCGCTCAAAATGTGCTCGGCGTTTTCTGCTCTGCCGTTACCGCTGCTTCTTTGTTGCCAAACTCTGTTCGGCTTTTCTGACATCCCCTCATCGGTGTTCGTTTCTGCTGCGGCACAGGTGAGAGGCCCCGGCGGCTA is a genomic window containing:
- a CDS encoding putative RNA binding protein — translated: MPGGLTRKERRRWETSRRLELQMSRLNSNATAAKEMVEEAAAQHRGTASDAVDGDAVAVPEPKLRHDPKFKHGTFWRDRKEKRARTLFLGGIPSAFSVKQVKDFISTVVDLDPDATEYADQVGQNTEVVEEVDMLPVRHHSRVKHMYVTMASVPLAGCAAAMLNGYKVEGRELRCNFAADKAQREEAIRRRNAAQR